The Devosia sp. A16 genome includes a window with the following:
- a CDS encoding amine dehydrogenase large subunit has product MATRLSALLGAACLVGGIAGPACAFGQEAQFVPETPTAKEAMDPGPNVFVNMQNWGGGPSAVYIYSADDLKLKGSVSGGAQSHFTASRDGKTLYLVSGFYSRLASGSGEHVLQVFDVATNRLQKEIVLPFKVTQYTDDRALLQLSADERFLYVQNATPATSVTVVDLDRGEVVQEVPSPGCYGIYPAVEGYAYSTICNDGAFTTFTLTADGTAFESQKSEKIFDVDADPIYLASERADGDLLFISYHANVYRLSDSDGVVRTLSVTPIAKGIDGNWGTSGYSVVTYNDANGILFVPMAPDHHDGSHYHDAKEVWAYDLKNNELLYRSNVDGLNAVYVTDDAVPVLYGLSIGERKVYRYDVDPAARFAARKVAEHADFGFATTLTSSP; this is encoded by the coding sequence ATGGCTACCAGACTGTCAGCCCTGCTGGGCGCTGCCTGCCTTGTCGGCGGCATCGCCGGGCCGGCATGTGCGTTCGGGCAGGAGGCCCAGTTCGTTCCCGAAACGCCGACGGCCAAGGAGGCGATGGATCCCGGCCCGAACGTGTTCGTAAACATGCAGAACTGGGGTGGCGGACCCAGCGCCGTCTACATCTACTCGGCTGACGACCTCAAGCTGAAGGGCAGCGTCAGCGGCGGCGCCCAGAGCCACTTCACCGCCTCGAGGGACGGCAAGACGCTCTATCTGGTTTCGGGCTTCTATTCCCGCCTTGCCTCGGGCAGCGGCGAGCACGTGCTGCAGGTCTTCGACGTCGCCACCAACCGGCTGCAGAAGGAAATCGTCCTGCCGTTCAAGGTGACGCAGTACACCGACGACCGCGCGCTGCTGCAGCTCAGCGCCGACGAGCGCTTCCTCTACGTGCAGAACGCCACCCCCGCGACCTCGGTTACCGTGGTCGACCTCGACAGGGGCGAGGTGGTGCAGGAAGTGCCCTCGCCAGGCTGCTACGGCATCTACCCGGCCGTTGAGGGCTACGCCTACTCGACGATCTGCAATGACGGCGCCTTCACCACGTTCACCCTGACGGCCGACGGCACGGCCTTCGAGAGCCAGAAGAGCGAGAAGATCTTCGACGTCGACGCCGACCCGATCTATCTCGCCTCCGAACGGGCCGACGGGGATCTGCTGTTCATTTCCTACCACGCCAATGTCTACCGGCTCTCGGACAGCGACGGTGTAGTCAGGACGCTGAGCGTCACGCCGATCGCCAAGGGCATCGACGGCAACTGGGGTACCTCGGGCTACAGCGTCGTCACCTACAACGATGCCAACGGCATCCTGTTCGTGCCGATGGCGCCCGACCATCACGACGGCAGCCACTACCACGATGCCAAGGAAGTCTGGGCCTACGACCTCAAGAACAACGAGCTGCTCTATCGCTCCAACGTCGATGGCCTCAACGCCGTCTACGTGACCGATGACGCCGTCCCGGTGCTCTACGGCCTCAGCATCGGGGAACGGAAGGTCTATCGTTACGATGTGGATCCGGCCGCCAGGTTTGCGGCCAGGAAGGTGGCGGAGCATGCCGATTTCGGTTTCGCCACGACGCTGACGAGCTCGCCGTGA
- a CDS encoding OmpH family outer membrane protein produces MLNSLERLRGALGRPAHTYRPTLQTFNDIDVHRLEREMDLGNRGAARGGDDLPATASASLEATEREIVEQIGAAQKAAHDELQSQLATFHERLTELDFESRFAAISEVAHGGLADLKAEQQMALDDLHILRKDLTIAETWLDDFRRQHRIKRLADRKTALGTVVKLLVIALLVAGEIIANGYFLSGGNELGLVGGIVEALLFAVLNVGVAVFVAVVLLPNLYHRNLLRKAFGLVSLFGFFAWAGALNLALAHYREAAGTREPTAQFAAQARDAVMERLQTWPLELDQFESWLLFAIGVLFALVALIDGLSLVDKYPGYRKASETARKAQEDYAGERRAKIEDLSDKRQEYQEAVSQLRLDISKRRTEHSSIMAHRLKLLSLFQEHQNQLEKAGNQLLRTYRDANVAARSSPAPAYFEEPFKLERLSVTLDGLNEITSDALQIRIDEAQSQLQMVMAEVTQEFELGLARYRQLDALVPDGNHVAT; encoded by the coding sequence ATGTTGAATTCACTTGAGCGTTTACGCGGCGCGCTTGGTCGCCCAGCGCACACTTATCGTCCGACACTGCAGACGTTCAACGACATCGACGTTCACCGTCTCGAACGCGAGATGGACTTGGGCAACCGCGGCGCGGCTCGGGGAGGGGACGATCTTCCTGCCACCGCAAGCGCCTCGCTCGAGGCGACTGAACGTGAGATCGTCGAACAAATCGGCGCTGCTCAGAAGGCGGCCCATGACGAACTGCAGTCGCAACTCGCAACATTCCACGAGCGACTGACCGAGCTCGATTTCGAGTCTCGGTTCGCGGCTATTTCGGAAGTCGCGCATGGCGGTCTCGCGGATCTGAAGGCCGAGCAGCAGATGGCGCTCGATGACCTCCATATCTTGCGCAAGGACCTGACGATTGCGGAGACTTGGCTGGACGACTTTCGCAGGCAGCACCGCATCAAGCGCCTCGCCGACAGGAAGACTGCGCTCGGCACGGTCGTGAAATTACTGGTGATCGCGCTTTTGGTGGCCGGCGAGATCATCGCCAACGGGTACTTTCTGAGCGGTGGCAACGAGCTCGGCCTCGTTGGTGGCATCGTGGAAGCTCTGCTGTTCGCAGTCCTGAACGTCGGCGTTGCGGTCTTCGTCGCGGTGGTCCTGCTACCCAACCTCTATCATCGGAATTTGCTGCGCAAAGCGTTCGGCCTGGTCTCGTTATTCGGCTTCTTTGCCTGGGCGGGGGCATTGAACCTTGCCCTTGCCCATTATCGCGAGGCGGCCGGGACGAGAGAGCCCACCGCGCAGTTCGCCGCCCAGGCCAGAGACGCTGTCATGGAGCGCCTGCAGACGTGGCCGCTGGAACTCGATCAGTTCGAGTCTTGGCTGCTGTTTGCCATTGGTGTGCTGTTCGCTCTGGTCGCGCTGATCGATGGACTGAGCCTCGTCGATAAGTATCCCGGGTACAGGAAAGCCTCGGAAACAGCGCGGAAGGCGCAAGAAGACTACGCTGGTGAACGTCGCGCCAAGATCGAGGATCTCAGCGACAAGCGCCAGGAGTATCAGGAGGCGGTGTCTCAGTTGCGCCTCGATATCTCCAAGCGGCGCACCGAACACAGCTCGATAATGGCACATCGCCTCAAGCTGCTCAGCCTGTTCCAGGAGCACCAAAATCAGTTGGAGAAGGCAGGCAATCAGCTCCTTCGGACGTATCGTGACGCCAACGTCGCAGCGAGATCGTCGCCTGCTCCGGCCTATTTCGAGGAGCCGTTCAAGCTCGAGCGGCTATCCGTCACGCTGGACGGGCTGAACGAAATTACTTCCGACGCGCTGCAGATCAGAATCGACGAAGCACAATCACAGCTGCAGATGGTCATGGCGGAGGTCACCCAGGAGTTCGAGCTTGGGCTGGCCAGGTATCGCCAGCTCGACGCCCTTGTTCCGGACGGCAACCATGTCGCGACGTAG
- a CDS encoding MauE/DoxX family redox-associated membrane protein — MESSLASLASAAITVFIALIFARAALHKLTEFTEFTGFVADYRLIGERLVRPVSIGIVTAEIAVVALQLVPGGQTPGLAIAAAMFTLYAAAMAFNIRRGRTHIECGCGGAIQPLSRALVLRNAVLVLLVGLALLAGPLSLDLGGTVTAIAAGLAAWVVFLLAEQILANSSLARRTR, encoded by the coding sequence ATGGAGAGCTCCCTCGCCTCCCTCGCATCGGCGGCCATCACCGTATTCATCGCGCTTATCTTTGCCCGTGCGGCCCTCCACAAGCTGACCGAGTTCACCGAGTTCACCGGGTTCGTCGCCGATTACCGCTTGATCGGGGAGCGCCTGGTGCGCCCCGTATCGATCGGGATCGTGACCGCGGAAATCGCCGTCGTTGCGCTGCAACTGGTGCCCGGCGGCCAGACGCCCGGACTGGCGATCGCGGCGGCCATGTTCACGCTGTACGCCGCGGCCATGGCGTTCAACATCCGGCGTGGCCGCACCCACATCGAGTGCGGCTGCGGCGGAGCGATCCAACCGCTGTCCCGGGCATTGGTGCTCAGAAATGCGGTCCTCGTGCTGCTCGTCGGCCTCGCCCTGTTGGCTGGCCCGCTCAGCCTGGATTTGGGCGGCACGGTCACTGCCATCGCCGCCGGGCTCGCCGCCTGGGTGGTGTTCCTGCTCGCCGAACAAATCCTCGCAAACTCATCCCTCGCGCGCCGGACGCGCTGA
- a CDS encoding c-type cytochrome translates to MRLRLIATGLALLTAPVLADDAGRALFDDNCSGCHQTGGIGSPGLAPPLVDAALFAGFGENAPAYVAGVLLGGLSGQIVADGEVYAGLAMPSQSWMTDEELIAVGNYVLGELNGLSGRLTPATVTRMRAKVPSHIELQALRQEATE, encoded by the coding sequence ATGAGGCTGCGTCTGATCGCAACCGGATTGGCGCTGTTGACGGCGCCGGTCCTCGCGGACGACGCCGGGCGCGCCCTGTTCGACGACAATTGCAGCGGGTGCCACCAGACCGGCGGCATCGGTTCGCCCGGGCTGGCCCCGCCGCTGGTCGACGCGGCGCTGTTTGCCGGCTTCGGCGAGAATGCCCCCGCCTATGTCGCCGGCGTGCTGCTCGGGGGCCTCTCCGGGCAGATCGTCGCCGATGGCGAGGTCTATGCGGGATTGGCCATGCCGTCGCAGAGCTGGATGACCGACGAGGAGCTCATTGCGGTCGGGAACTATGTGCTGGGCGAGCTGAACGGGCTGAGCGGACGGCTGACGCCGGCCACGGTGACCCGGATGCGCGCCAAGGTGCCCAGCCATATCGAACTGCAGGCGCTGCGGCAGGAGGCGACGGAATGA
- the mauD gene encoding methylamine dehydrogenase accessory protein MauD has translation MNLIYFALAALLLMVVALTVGLLALGRQIGILFERISPMGALVNDSGPEVGQQTPLFSLASLTGGMVSIGPKPNRSTLVFFVSPTCPVCKKLLPIVDSVRKAEGKWLDVVLASDGEKAQHQRFIETARLSNFPYVVSTELGLAYRVARLPYAVLLDQHGTVRAKGLINSREQFDSLFNAYDLKVGSIQSYLDQQPAVQH, from the coding sequence ATGAACCTCATCTATTTTGCGTTGGCCGCCCTGCTCCTCATGGTCGTGGCGCTGACCGTCGGCCTGCTCGCACTCGGTCGCCAGATCGGCATCCTGTTCGAGCGAATCTCGCCGATGGGCGCCCTCGTCAACGATTCCGGGCCCGAAGTGGGACAGCAGACGCCACTGTTCAGCCTCGCCAGCCTGACCGGCGGCATGGTGTCGATCGGGCCGAAACCCAACCGCTCGACGCTGGTGTTCTTCGTTTCGCCCACCTGCCCGGTCTGCAAGAAACTGCTGCCGATCGTCGACTCGGTCCGCAAGGCCGAAGGCAAGTGGCTGGATGTGGTGCTGGCCAGCGACGGCGAGAAGGCCCAGCACCAGCGCTTCATCGAGACCGCCAGGCTGTCGAACTTTCCCTATGTGGTGTCGACCGAACTCGGCCTCGCCTATCGCGTCGCCCGCCTGCCCTATGCGGTGCTGCTCGACCAGCACGGCACGGTTCGGGCCAAGGGCCTGATCAACAGCCGCGAGCAGTTCGACAGCCTGTTCAACGCCTATGACCTCAAGGTCGGCTCGATCCAGTCCTACCTCGACCAGCAGCCTGCAGTTCAGCACTGA
- a CDS encoding methylamine dehydrogenase light chain — MAKFFDNLMEWVDTMAEARTRRIASVAGRRSFLQKAGGALVGGAVLPMLPYDNSNGVAFARGLGEPDEIPTDCEYWRYCSLHGTLCTQCGGSITQCPPGSTPSKVAWVGTCRNPNDDKDYLVSYNDCCGKGGDCGDGCSRQEGDRPGYRMGLASESSWCVANTDKGIHCTLAVVVGIAQ; from the coding sequence ATGGCCAAGTTTTTCGACAACCTGATGGAGTGGGTGGACACAATGGCGGAAGCGCGCACGCGCCGCATCGCCAGCGTCGCCGGCCGACGGAGTTTCCTGCAGAAGGCCGGCGGGGCGCTGGTCGGCGGGGCCGTGCTGCCCATGCTGCCCTATGACAACTCGAACGGCGTCGCTTTCGCCCGCGGCCTGGGGGAGCCGGACGAGATTCCGACCGATTGCGAATACTGGCGCTATTGCTCGCTGCACGGCACGCTTTGCACCCAGTGCGGGGGCAGCATCACCCAATGCCCGCCGGGCTCCACCCCCTCCAAGGTCGCGTGGGTCGGCACCTGCCGCAACCCCAATGACGACAAGGACTACCTGGTCTCCTACAACGATTGCTGCGGCAAGGGCGGGGATTGCGGCGACGGCTGCTCGCGCCAGGAAGGCGACCGTCCGGGCTACCGCATGGGGCTGGCGAGCGAATCCAGCTGGTGCGTCGCCAATACCGACAAGGGCATCCACTGCACGCTGGCCGTCGTGGTCGGTATCGCCCAATGA
- a CDS encoding helix-turn-helix domain-containing protein has translation MRPTGTLTIATHADASEQEVALRGWEQRYRQMSRGRFEGATASVDFGRVSIGEERLNVEVAQTSSPPPGKLVLILHPRVVARRLNGQAQAAQLFFHRGGNVLDITNASGDSRACYLIVDEALFPDLDFRQVEPISAVKGYGGADELTDWAQSVLASAPTTMRQSPGAMEQVLPGMIADRVWDVCSRMLAAESGKRPRETYAYALFKRARARVMDDPDQVLGVSDLAAYLNVPEHVLRGAFLDATGITPRAWLRIFRLDRARRAILQSDRSSKTVAQVAMEAGFFHLGRFSAYYAQLFHETPFETLRGLVG, from the coding sequence TTGCGACCGACCGGGACCCTGACGATTGCCACCCACGCCGACGCCTCGGAGCAGGAGGTCGCACTAAGAGGCTGGGAACAGCGCTACCGGCAGATGAGCCGCGGACGGTTCGAAGGGGCGACCGCGTCGGTGGATTTCGGCCGGGTATCGATCGGCGAAGAGCGGCTGAATGTCGAAGTCGCACAGACCTCGTCGCCGCCGCCGGGAAAGCTGGTGCTGATCCTGCATCCGCGCGTGGTGGCGCGGCGGCTGAACGGGCAGGCGCAAGCCGCCCAGCTGTTCTTTCATCGCGGCGGCAATGTGCTCGATATAACGAACGCGTCAGGAGACAGCCGCGCCTGCTACCTCATCGTCGACGAGGCGCTGTTCCCCGACCTTGACTTCCGGCAGGTCGAGCCGATCAGCGCCGTCAAGGGCTATGGCGGCGCCGACGAGCTCACCGACTGGGCGCAGTCTGTGCTGGCTTCCGCGCCGACCACCATGCGGCAATCACCCGGAGCCATGGAGCAGGTGCTGCCCGGCATGATCGCCGATCGGGTCTGGGACGTCTGTAGCCGGATGCTCGCGGCGGAATCCGGCAAGCGACCGCGCGAGACGTATGCCTATGCGCTGTTCAAGCGCGCCAGGGCCCGGGTCATGGACGATCCCGATCAGGTCCTCGGGGTCTCCGACCTGGCGGCCTACCTCAATGTGCCGGAGCATGTGCTGCGGGGCGCCTTCCTCGACGCCACCGGGATCACCCCGCGCGCCTGGCTCAGGATTTTCCGCCTCGACCGGGCCCGGCGCGCCATCCTGCAGTCCGACAGGTCGTCGAAAACCGTGGCGCAGGTGGCGATGGAAGCCGGTTTCTTCCACCTCGGGCGCTTCTCTGCCTACTACGCGCAACTCTTCCATGAAACCCCGTTCGAAACCCTGAGGGGGCTCGTGGGGTAG
- a CDS encoding thermonuclease family protein, producing MVVLRCFAATIMLAIGPAFASDILVIDGDTIELGGTRYGIHGIDAPEPGQQCERTGGKSWNCGAAAVVALEEIVFPATDVHCDAGELDDYGRTIAVCWADGMDIGKHLVRSGLAWAFVKFATDYVEDEAMARAARIGIWQVESETPWDFRARRWSVSGNEAPDPNCPIKGNINSEGEHIYHPPWSPVYARTRISPEKGERWFCDEGEAAAAGWRPAYWGRRG from the coding sequence ATGGTCGTTCTCCGGTGCTTCGCTGCGACCATAATGCTGGCCATTGGTCCGGCTTTCGCATCGGACATTCTGGTGATCGATGGTGATACGATCGAGCTCGGCGGAACCCGCTATGGTATCCACGGCATCGACGCTCCCGAACCCGGACAGCAATGCGAGCGAACTGGGGGAAAGAGCTGGAACTGCGGTGCCGCCGCGGTTGTTGCGCTCGAAGAGATCGTGTTCCCGGCAACAGACGTCCATTGTGATGCCGGCGAACTCGATGACTATGGACGCACTATCGCCGTCTGCTGGGCGGACGGCATGGACATCGGAAAACATCTGGTGCGTAGCGGCCTAGCCTGGGCGTTCGTGAAGTTTGCCACCGACTATGTTGAAGATGAGGCGATGGCTCGGGCCGCGCGTATTGGCATCTGGCAGGTCGAATCGGAGACCCCGTGGGACTTCCGGGCGAGACGCTGGAGCGTCTCGGGCAACGAAGCTCCCGACCCTAATTGTCCGATCAAGGGCAACATCAACAGCGAGGGCGAGCACATCTATCACCCACCTTGGTCCCCAGTGTACGCACGTACCCGAATAAGCCCTGAGAAAGGTGAGCGCTGGTTCTGCGACGAAGGCGAAGCAGCCGCAGCGGGATGGCGACCAGCCTATTGGGGGCGCCGAGGCTGA
- a CDS encoding c-type cytochrome, with the protein MKRVLAMALLLAGTALGQGAERTPVTNYILKCVGCHLADGSGLPSAGIPDFVDKVGVFARLPEGRAYLLHVPGVIGSSLSDKEIADLLNYVMETYAGESLPVPFEPFTADAVAGLRATEVGNVVKYRRVVADKLAEDGIEVPDYPWP; encoded by the coding sequence ATGAAGCGCGTGCTGGCGATGGCCCTGCTGCTGGCCGGCACGGCGCTGGGCCAGGGCGCCGAGCGGACCCCGGTGACCAACTACATCCTCAAATGCGTCGGCTGCCATCTTGCCGACGGCTCCGGCCTGCCCAGCGCCGGCATCCCGGACTTCGTCGACAAGGTCGGCGTCTTTGCCCGGCTGCCCGAGGGCCGCGCCTACCTCCTGCACGTTCCCGGGGTGATCGGCTCGAGCCTTTCCGACAAGGAGATTGCCGACCTGCTCAACTACGTGATGGAGACCTATGCCGGGGAGTCGCTGCCCGTGCCCTTCGAGCCGTTCACCGCCGACGCGGTCGCGGGACTGCGGGCCACGGAGGTCGGCAACGTCGTCAAGTACCGGCGCGTGGTCGCCGACAAGCTGGCCGAAGACGGCATCGAGGTGCCCGATTACCCCTGGCCGTGA
- a CDS encoding OmpA family protein, which translates to MTAPIAETERGHRRGVVLGFTMAELLLLLLFCLLLISATALLAKDKEITALQQQVEASAGISKSDIPRNALQLQILLKMLFPAGVPPLKDADFAKLWEKLVLARDMEGLATSVGLESPEQLKQLLTVWGDMQGRFASEAEMAKLLSLLERLVAAGAGTLTPDQMEVLVKESSRLTSSSDPPGSRWPPIISLDGNRYRFEIGSAEITSGFQEYLEDEAAVKIAGLLQQYNADVIEIVGHTDEQVIQPNIEKTSNLDLLAIPAVNGVPGIHLTPVDNAGLGLARAIEVARVLRQQPELAGVRMVPLSAGQLIRKGDLLSPGSGQALNDPDRRRIEIRVRRSTPEAN; encoded by the coding sequence ATGACCGCGCCGATCGCCGAAACGGAGCGCGGTCACCGACGTGGCGTCGTTCTCGGCTTCACCATGGCCGAGCTGTTGTTGCTGCTGCTCTTCTGCCTGCTTCTGATCTCAGCCACGGCGCTGCTCGCCAAGGACAAGGAGATCACCGCTCTTCAGCAGCAGGTCGAGGCTTCCGCCGGAATTAGCAAGAGCGACATTCCGCGCAATGCGCTGCAGCTGCAGATACTATTGAAGATGTTGTTCCCCGCGGGCGTTCCGCCGCTGAAGGACGCCGACTTTGCCAAGCTCTGGGAAAAGCTGGTGCTTGCTCGGGACATGGAAGGGCTGGCCACCTCGGTCGGGCTCGAAAGTCCGGAACAGTTAAAGCAACTACTGACCGTCTGGGGCGACATGCAAGGTCGTTTCGCCTCCGAGGCGGAGATGGCTAAATTGCTCTCGCTATTAGAGCGCCTGGTCGCCGCCGGCGCGGGCACCCTGACGCCAGACCAGATGGAGGTATTGGTCAAGGAGTCGTCCAGGCTGACATCCAGCTCCGACCCGCCGGGAAGCCGCTGGCCCCCGATCATCTCGCTCGATGGAAACCGCTACCGGTTCGAGATCGGCAGCGCCGAGATCACCTCGGGGTTCCAAGAGTATCTGGAGGACGAGGCGGCGGTGAAGATCGCTGGCCTGCTCCAGCAATACAATGCCGACGTCATCGAGATCGTTGGTCACACCGATGAGCAGGTTATCCAACCCAATATCGAGAAGACCTCCAACCTCGACCTGCTGGCAATACCCGCTGTTAATGGGGTTCCCGGCATACACCTGACACCGGTCGATAACGCAGGCCTCGGCCTCGCGCGTGCCATTGAGGTTGCCCGTGTGCTGCGGCAACAGCCCGAGCTGGCAGGGGTACGGATGGTCCCGCTCTCTGCGGGACAGCTCATCCGCAAGGGTGACCTGCTCTCGCCAGGAAGTGGTCAAGCGCTCAACGATCCCGACCGGAGGCGCATCGAGATCCGTGTGCGTCGAAGCACCCCAGAAGCCAACTGA
- a CDS encoding CocE/NonD family hydrolase: MTEPLYLSDTPAPYEQITIPLSDGTILTARLWRPEHPVADKVPVVLEWIPYRQSDLTAISDSMVHGYFAQNGIAACRVDLRGSGNSDGLLHDEYLKQEQDDALEVIAWLAGQDWCNGKVGLIGISWGGFAGLQIAARRPPALKAIVTCCSTDDRYSDDVHFMGGGLLLDGMQWGSGLFAQLGRAPDPAHVGEHWRDMWMHRLENVRPPLADWMAHMERDAFWKHGSVCENYDAIECAVYAVTGWTDGYSDPVLRLMQNLKAPRKGLIGSWTHMYPNWGKPGPQIGFLEECMRWWRHWLLDEDTGIMDEPMLRLWVGKDFEPHPRYPRIGGRWIAVPGWPHEGEARRYHLDDRNLVFAPPSGAPPLRIDTPQQLGAHAGEWCPLDGGGDGPEFQGDNRADDGLSVCFDTPVLTETVEVVGFPRLKLDLAMDGEKATVIVRLNEVVPDGTSGRITYAIRRINRPAGVAAGERFSYEIPLKAVAYEFQPGNRIRLALSTTYWPMVWPEPRLGGITLFPDATSLLLPSMPETAVHALPEFGPPISAAPLASEDVAPGSVVRQSTWEATTGRAELISRTVRKTWKIGELQLSGSGGHGYSVLPGDGSSASAEFYSTQIAERPGWHTKLVSHSTVGWEDGKMVLNAHLTAYEDEEQVFHRSWREAFDY; the protein is encoded by the coding sequence ATGACCGAACCGCTTTACCTGAGCGACACGCCCGCCCCCTACGAGCAGATCACCATCCCGCTGTCCGACGGCACGATCCTGACGGCGCGGCTGTGGCGGCCGGAACATCCGGTGGCCGACAAGGTGCCGGTGGTGCTCGAATGGATCCCGTATCGCCAGTCCGACCTGACCGCGATCAGCGATTCCATGGTGCACGGGTATTTCGCGCAGAACGGCATCGCGGCCTGCCGTGTCGACCTGCGGGGCTCGGGCAACTCCGATGGCCTACTGCACGACGAATACCTCAAACAGGAGCAGGACGATGCCCTCGAGGTGATCGCCTGGCTCGCCGGTCAGGACTGGTGCAACGGCAAGGTCGGGCTGATCGGCATTTCCTGGGGCGGCTTTGCCGGGCTGCAGATCGCGGCGCGCCGTCCGCCGGCGCTCAAGGCCATCGTCACCTGCTGCTCGACCGACGACCGTTACTCCGACGATGTCCACTTCATGGGCGGCGGGCTGCTGCTCGACGGCATGCAGTGGGGTTCGGGGCTGTTCGCACAGCTTGGCCGGGCGCCCGACCCCGCCCATGTCGGCGAGCACTGGCGCGACATGTGGATGCATCGGCTCGAGAACGTGCGCCCGCCGCTCGCCGACTGGATGGCGCATATGGAGCGCGACGCGTTCTGGAAGCACGGCTCGGTGTGCGAGAACTACGATGCCATCGAGTGCGCGGTCTACGCCGTCACCGGCTGGACCGATGGCTATTCCGACCCCGTGCTGCGGCTGATGCAGAACCTCAAGGCGCCGCGCAAGGGTCTGATCGGCTCGTGGACCCACATGTACCCCAACTGGGGCAAGCCCGGTCCCCAGATCGGCTTTCTCGAAGAGTGCATGCGCTGGTGGCGGCACTGGCTGCTGGACGAGGACACCGGCATCATGGACGAGCCGATGCTGCGGCTCTGGGTCGGCAAGGATTTCGAGCCCCACCCGCGCTATCCCCGGATCGGCGGCCGCTGGATCGCGGTGCCGGGATGGCCGCACGAGGGGGAGGCGCGCCGATACCATCTCGACGATCGCAACCTGGTCTTCGCGCCACCTTCCGGGGCGCCGCCGCTTCGCATCGATACGCCGCAACAGCTCGGCGCGCATGCCGGTGAATGGTGTCCGCTCGACGGTGGCGGCGACGGACCGGAATTTCAGGGCGACAACCGCGCCGACGATGGCCTGTCGGTATGCTTCGATACGCCGGTATTGACCGAAACGGTCGAAGTCGTCGGCTTTCCGCGCCTGAAGCTCGATCTCGCCATGGATGGCGAGAAGGCGACGGTGATCGTCCGCCTGAACGAAGTGGTTCCGGACGGCACCTCGGGCCGCATTACCTACGCCATCCGGCGCATCAATCGCCCGGCGGGCGTCGCCGCGGGCGAGCGGTTCAGCTACGAAATCCCGCTCAAGGCGGTGGCTTACGAGTTCCAGCCCGGCAACCGGATCCGCCTGGCGCTCTCCACCACCTACTGGCCCATGGTGTGGCCGGAACCCAGGCTCGGCGGCATCACGCTCTTCCCTGACGCGACGAGCCTGCTGCTGCCCTCCATGCCGGAAACGGCGGTGCACGCGCTGCCGGAGTTCGGCCCCCCGATCTCTGCCGCCCCGCTTGCTTCGGAAGACGTCGCGCCGGGCAGTGTGGTGCGGCAATCGACGTGGGAGGCAACGACCGGCCGGGCGGAGCTCATCTCCAGGACGGTGCGCAAGACCTGGAAAATCGGCGAGCTGCAGCTCAGCGGCTCGGGCGGTCACGGCTACTCGGTGCTGCCGGGTGACGGATCGTCGGCCAGCGCGGAGTTCTATTCCACCCAGATCGCCGAGCGTCCGGGCTGGCACACCAAGCTGGTGTCACACAGCACCGTGGGCTGGGAAGACGGCAAGATGGTGCTGAATGCCCACCTCACCGCCTACGAAGACGAGGAGCAGGTCTTCCATCGCAGCTGGCGCGAAGCGTTCGACTACTAG